In a genomic window of Vanessa tameamea isolate UH-Manoa-2023 chromosome 31, ilVanTame1 primary haplotype, whole genome shotgun sequence:
- the LOC113404537 gene encoding E3 ubiquitin-protein ligase RFWD3-like gives MDEDAQVSSNSIIVVPESPESPSILRSPIIGRQRQDSQPSVQPDPVQDENAQFSDNIYNEGASSSNNETSNLPRDNYLLWQPNMGVYNDNSSSAQGNSSQPNPESNQAIQENVRPHSADPWRPGLGLFDDNSSSAQAPIVHSEDSNTGMINQESNSLQSFPDADIKKEDTIEEPPAKIRKLSSPKHNDEVDGESCPICLDSWGNSGDHRLVALKCGHLFGAQCVERWLKAQNSKDRSCPTCKSKATLKDLRFIYARRLVAADTSQITTLQKQIDILQAEKSRTELELEKSRIAHRACLLQLEVLRSTLMKNQVSKEQAPRRSWRFALEKNLEICKDGGCRVLTYNCRTYELYVSQKSTVNLFPGFGIRKISCTDNKLGEFVHLHSKPIRDVTYSQPRDLLLSVGLDSTARIVERGIPSSTIQCGVPLWSCSWDYLRSNEFYVGGVGGVIHQYDVRNPGSYIQRLNAISDISPVVSLCSTEYGLLSCQLNSCWLWVSNMRQWEPRSLPVDGPFMSLCYDNESHRALLSSRASANERSRLSLCKLKASVPSGEILFDVEQTFAGSVRSTLMSRSSFVRVSGASWVAAHSESESSLYLHGLDGARTMSLPAAEPAIDVCSAQLNGDTILAALSESRLRLYKAIPTNS, from the coding sequence ATGGATGAAGATGCACAAGTAAGTAGCAATTCTATTATAGTTGTACCAGAGTCTCCTGAAAGCCCAAGTATTCTACGCTCCCCGATAATCGGTCGTCAAAGACAAGATTCACAGCCTTCGGTACAACCTGATCCAGTACAAGATGAAAATGCCCAATTTAGCGATAATATTTACAACGAAGGGGCTAGTTCTAGTAATAATGAAACGAGTAATCTTCCAAGAGATAATTATCTCTTGTGGCAACCGAATATGGGTGTGTACAATGACAATTCGAGCTCAGCACAAGGGAATTCATCACAGCCTAACCCAGAAAGCAACCAAGCAATACAGGAAAATGTTAGACCTCATAGTGCCGATCCGTGGCGTCCTGGTCTCGGTTTATTTGATGACAACTCTAGTTCTGCTCAAGCACCAATCGTACATTCAGAAGACAGTAACACGGGTATGATAAATCAAGAATCGAACAGCTTACAGTCGTTTCCCGATGCTGATATTAAAAAGGAAGATACTATCGAGGAACCGCCTGCGAAAATTAGAAAGTTATCCTCTCCAAAACATAATGACGAGGTCGATGGCGAGTCTTGTCCAATTTGTTTAGACTCTTGGGGCAATTCAGGCGATCATAGATTGGTTGCTTTAAAATGTGGCCATTTGTTTGGCGCCCAATGCGTTGAAAGATGGTTAAAAGCTCAGAACAGCAAAGACAGGTCCTGTCCAACGTGTAAAAGCAAAGCGACGTTAAAAGATCTTAGATTTATCTACGCGAGGAGACTCGTGGCGGCGGATACGTCTCAGATAACGACGTTGCAAaaacaaatagatatattaCAAGCGGAGAAGAGTAGGACCGAGCTGGAACTCGAAAAGTCTAGAATAGCCCACCGAGCTTGCTTATTACAACTAGAAGTCCTTAGAAGTACGTTAATGAAGAATCAAGTCTCCAAGGAGCAAGCGCCCAGAAGATCCTGGCGATTCGCGTTGGAGAAGAATTTAGAAATATGTAAAGATGGCGGCTGTAGAGTACTCACGTATAATTGTAGGACTTACGAATTATATGTATCTCAGAAAAGCACCGTCAATCTATTTCCAGGTTTCGGTATTCGGAAAATTAGCTGTACAGACAATAAATTAGGCGAATTCGTTCATTTACACTCAAAACCGATACGAGATGTAACTTATTCTCAGCCCAGAGACCTACTTCTTAGCGTGGGACTAGACAGCACTGCTCGGATAGTTGAGAGAGGCATCCCGAGTTCAACGATACAGTGTGGCGTACCTTTGTGGTCTTGCTCGTGGGATTATTTACGCAGCAACGAATTCTATGTCGGTGGAGTCGGTGGTGTGATTCACCAATACGACGTTAGAAACCCGGGATCATACATCCAAAGATTAAATGCGATCTCAGACATATCCCCCGTAGTATCCCTCTGTTCGACGGAATACGGTTTATTATCGTGTCAGTTAAACTCCTGCTGGCTCTGGGTGAGCAATATGAGGCAGTGGGAGCCCCGATCGTTGCCAGTCGATGGGCCATTCATGTCGCTCTGTTATGACAACGAATCACACAGGGCGCTGTTGTCATCTCGTGCCAGTGCCAACGAGAGATCAAGGTTGAGTTTGTGTAAGTTGAAAGCAAGTGTGCCGAGCGGAGAGATATTGTTTGACGTGGAACAGACGTTTGCTGGATCTGTTCGGTCTACATTAATGTCTAGAAGTTCCTTCGTCAGAGTTTCGGGAGCTTCGTGGGTAGCTGCTCATTCGGAGAGCGAGTCTTCTCTTTATCTCCATGGACTGGACGGCGCTAGGACGATGTCGCTGCCGGCAGCGGAGCCCGCGATAGACGTCTGTTCAGCTCAGTTAAACGGCGACACAATACTCGCAGCGCTCTCCGAATCGAGGCTGCGTCTATACAAAGCGATACCGACTAATTCCTGA
- the LOC113404538 gene encoding thioredoxin domain-containing protein 9, with translation MEQIIHQVAQNMEKQLDNEIGRLDALDNSDLEAIRQQRIAEMKQRAKQKQEWLAIGHGEYTEIDNEKEFFTVCNKSDNVVCHFYRNDTPRCRIVDMHLKLLAKKHIETRFVKLDAERAPFLTGRLKIHVIPTIGLVKTNKTKDFIVGFTDLGGRDDFSTEMLEWRIARADVIEYSGDLLVPPTEAKKQRALQIQSKKTIRGPADSDSDLDFSD, from the exons ATGGAGCAAATAATACACCAAGTCGCCCAAAATATGGAGAAACAGCTGGACAATGAGATTGGAag GCTAGATGCTCTCGACAACAGTGATTTGGAAGCGATCAGACAACAGCGTATCGCGGAGATGAAACAGCGCGCCAAACAGAAGCAGGAGTGGCTTGCTATT GGTCACGGCGAATACACTGAAATCGACAATGAGAAGGAATTCTTCACGGTCTGCAACAAGAGCGACAATGTCGTATGTCACTTCTACCGCAACGACACGCCGCGCTGTCGTATTGTTGACATGCACCTCAAGCTGCTGGCGAAGAAACACATCGAGACACGGTTTGTCAAACTCGATGCGGAGAGAGCGCCCTTTTTGACTG GCCGTCTCAAGATCCACGTGATCCCCACAATAGGGCTTGTTAAGACTAACAAGACAAAGGACTTCATAGTTGGATTCACAGACCTCGGTGGACGAGATGACTTCAGTACTGAGATGCTAGAGTGGAGGATAGCTCG ggCCGATGTAATAGAGTATTCTGGTGATTTGCTCGTGCCCCCCACTGAGGCGAAGAAACAGCGCGCCTTGCAGATACAAAGCAAGAAGACAATCCGAGGCCCCGCAGACTCGGATTCAGATCTGGATTTTAGTGACTAG